In a genomic window of Pseudoalteromonas xiamenensis:
- a CDS encoding low molecular weight protein-tyrosine-phosphatase yields the protein MQNILVVCMGNICRSPTMEAVLKYKAARAGLELHVDSAGTISYHQGNPPDSRSKSHGKLRGYSFSGMQARQVTPSDFSHFDLVLCADKTNLADLKSRCPASEFHKVGLFLQFGDMGYSEVPDPYYGGEKGFELVLDLVENAAEGLINQLKFKEKN from the coding sequence ATACAGAACATTTTAGTCGTATGCATGGGCAACATATGTCGCTCTCCCACCATGGAAGCCGTGTTAAAGTACAAAGCAGCGCGCGCTGGTTTAGAGCTCCATGTCGACTCAGCAGGCACTATCTCTTATCATCAAGGTAACCCACCTGATAGCCGGAGTAAATCGCATGGCAAGTTACGTGGTTATTCATTTAGTGGCATGCAAGCTCGGCAAGTGACGCCGTCAGATTTCTCTCATTTTGACCTAGTTTTATGCGCTGACAAAACAAATTTGGCTGACTTGAAAAGCCGTTGCCCCGCAAGCGAATTTCACAAAGTAGGGCTGTTTTTGCAGTTCGGCGATATGGGATACAGCGAGGTGCCCGATCCCTATTACGGCGGTGAGAAAGGGTTCGAGTTGGTGCTCGACTTGGTTGAAAATGCAGCTGAGGGTTTAATCAACCAACTAAAATTCAAAGAAAAGAACTAA
- a CDS encoding methionine synthase has product MKTLLPTSTAGSLPKPAWLAEPETLWSPWKLEGNELVSGKQDALRISLQEQQQAGVDIVSDGEQTRQHFVTTFIEHLSGVDFENRKTVTIRNRYEASVPTVVGPVSRQKPVFVEDAKFLRQQTDKPIKWALPGPMTMIDTLYDAHYQSREKLAWEFAKILNQEAKELEAAGVDIIQFDEPAFNVFFDDVNDWGIACLERAIDGLKCETAVHICYGYGIKANTDWKKTLGTEWRQYEAVFPKLQKSNIDIVSLECHNSHVPIELLELIRGKKVMVGAIDVANNRIETPEEVAQTLRQALLYVDADKLYPCTNCGMAPLPRDVARGKLQALQAGAEIVRNELLAL; this is encoded by the coding sequence ATGAAAACACTTTTACCCACCTCAACCGCAGGTAGCCTGCCGAAGCCTGCTTGGTTGGCAGAGCCAGAAACGCTTTGGTCGCCATGGAAACTAGAAGGTAATGAACTCGTTTCAGGTAAACAGGATGCACTACGTATTTCACTTCAAGAGCAACAACAAGCGGGTGTTGATATTGTTAGTGACGGTGAACAAACTCGGCAGCATTTCGTCACCACATTCATAGAACACTTAAGTGGTGTGGATTTTGAAAATCGTAAAACAGTGACGATTCGTAATCGTTACGAAGCCAGCGTGCCCACTGTCGTAGGCCCCGTTTCTAGGCAAAAGCCGGTGTTTGTGGAAGACGCAAAGTTTTTGCGCCAACAAACAGATAAACCCATAAAATGGGCGTTACCCGGTCCGATGACGATGATTGATACTTTGTATGATGCTCACTACCAAAGCCGCGAAAAATTGGCTTGGGAATTTGCCAAAATACTTAATCAAGAAGCAAAAGAATTGGAAGCCGCAGGGGTCGATATCATTCAATTTGATGAACCCGCCTTTAATGTATTTTTTGATGATGTGAATGATTGGGGAATCGCCTGTTTAGAGCGAGCTATCGATGGACTCAAATGTGAGACTGCCGTACACATTTGTTATGGCTATGGCATCAAAGCGAATACCGACTGGAAGAAAACGCTTGGTACTGAATGGAGACAGTACGAGGCCGTTTTTCCCAAATTGCAAAAATCGAACATCGACATTGTTTCTTTAGAGTGCCACAACTCACATGTACCCATTGAACTACTTGAACTAATCCGCGGTAAAAAAGTCATGGTTGGAGCGATTGACGTTGCAAACAACCGCATTGAAACACCCGAAGAAGTGGCGCAAACACTTAGACAAGCACTGCTATATGTCGATGCGGACAAACTCTATCCTTGCACTAATTGTGGCATGGCTCCGCTACCTCGTGACGTAGCCAGAGGGAAACTTCAAGCGCTTCAAGCCGGTGCGGAAATTGTGCGCAATGAGTTATTAGCCCTCTAA
- a CDS encoding acyltransferase produces the protein MQRNMSLDILKLAMAFMVVGLHAGFLNEFTSLGHYLTVNGFFRIAVPVFLIINGYYFCDVVLKGNYLNWFKRLVVLYLFWMLIYSVFWFELPGFSFIEIARLLFKFFIGYHHLWYVSGMIGAAVMLVMLRNRSSKLLFSLMCITFLCGVLIQYLGNYHYFGSGFLDKLFNLTWMHRNAILFSYPFFCLGYLIKKHEFYKKLDKNQLYLMVFIGLVFLLLESYYNFSRQGGAFDIYLSLIFVAPAIFLLFNNINVIGSSKSIALYSSSIYFVHSFVLSVLIDFTNLGPSLITVCCITLSFLLSIAVLKIHERFRFIL, from the coding sequence TTGGCCTTCATGCTGGATTTTTAAATGAATTTACTTCCTTAGGTCACTATCTTACGGTTAATGGCTTTTTTCGAATTGCAGTCCCTGTTTTTTTGATAATAAATGGATACTATTTCTGTGATGTGGTTCTTAAAGGGAATTATTTGAATTGGTTTAAGCGACTTGTTGTTTTGTATTTATTTTGGATGCTTATCTATTCTGTTTTTTGGTTTGAACTACCTGGTTTTTCTTTTATAGAAATAGCGAGGCTGTTATTTAAATTTTTTATTGGTTATCATCATTTATGGTATGTTTCAGGAATGATTGGTGCTGCGGTTATGTTGGTAATGTTACGTAATCGGTCATCAAAATTATTGTTTTCTTTAATGTGTATTACTTTTCTATGTGGTGTTTTAATTCAGTATCTAGGAAATTATCATTACTTCGGTAGTGGTTTTTTGGACAAATTGTTCAATTTAACTTGGATGCATAGAAACGCAATTTTATTTTCATATCCTTTTTTTTGTTTGGGTTACCTTATAAAAAAGCATGAGTTCTATAAAAAACTTGATAAAAATCAGCTGTATCTAATGGTTTTTATCGGTTTGGTCTTTCTTTTGTTAGAATCTTACTATAACTTTAGTAGGCAAGGGGGGGCGTTTGATATTTACTTATCTCTTATTTTTGTAGCTCCTGCAATATTTTTGCTTTTTAATAACATAAACGTGATTGGTAGTAGCAAATCTATTGCCCTTTACTCGTCTTCTATCTATTTCGTTCACTCTTTTGTTTTAAGTGTTCTAATTGACTTTACAAATTTGGGGCCTTCTTTAATAACAGTTTGTTGTATCACTCTTTCTTTTCTCTTATCTATAGCTGTCCTAAAAATTCATGAAAGATTTAGATTTATTCTGTGA
- a CDS encoding class I SAM-dependent methyltransferase, translated as MDSPQGNDAFYKVMHALLYTSPNTGECHQDTQWLVSFLGEISEIRADFDLNEWSHISTEHGLAISPVSAAKCLQETKRTQVFLQAVKEAIEDRIAKGRSVRVLYAGTGPYGTLVLPLLAFLPSLNVRVTLIDIHPENIKAIQRMIRYFDLADKIDSIHLADATKWAPENSESFDIIVSETMNVLLKSEPQVWILANLVPYLSSSGALIPECISLGAHFTIGCPDYSTLLTIGEFFRLDKAHALDINRNDNSRFSGNIVVPEAITPKHKLCLTTDIQAYKNHRLSLNDSNLNTPIVLPIRTDQLEPNQLIHFEYHKENQVGFVFHFPKPEKPLCAESIANFAERSPCGLYQLTRAYQRCRLMRFGQKFEVSELDSQRDELLINALNLSYHQWLEILFRSDSINEVESHLHLLTDTLNDPDGVAKLNLALCELDNRIQH; from the coding sequence ATGGACTCGCCGCAAGGTAACGATGCGTTTTACAAAGTCATGCATGCTTTGTTATATACTTCGCCAAATACGGGGGAATGTCATCAAGACACGCAGTGGCTCGTGTCTTTTTTGGGTGAAATATCTGAAATCCGAGCGGACTTTGACCTAAACGAGTGGTCGCATATTTCCACTGAACATGGTCTCGCAATTTCGCCAGTTTCTGCAGCTAAATGCCTACAAGAAACCAAGCGTACGCAAGTATTTCTGCAAGCCGTCAAAGAAGCCATCGAAGACCGTATCGCGAAAGGCAGGTCTGTACGTGTTTTGTATGCTGGGACTGGCCCATATGGCACACTTGTGCTCCCGCTTCTTGCGTTTTTACCCAGTTTGAACGTTCGCGTGACGTTGATTGATATACATCCGGAAAATATTAAAGCCATTCAAAGGATGATCCGTTATTTTGATCTGGCGGACAAAATCGACAGTATCCATCTGGCCGACGCCACAAAATGGGCACCGGAAAATAGTGAATCATTTGATATCATCGTTTCAGAAACAATGAATGTTCTGCTTAAGAGTGAACCGCAAGTCTGGATTTTAGCAAATCTAGTCCCTTATTTGTCATCATCTGGTGCCCTTATCCCAGAATGTATTTCGCTTGGGGCGCACTTTACCATCGGCTGTCCGGATTACTCGACATTGTTAACCATCGGTGAGTTTTTCCGCTTAGATAAAGCTCACGCATTAGACATCAACCGCAATGACAATAGTCGATTTAGCGGTAACATTGTTGTTCCTGAGGCTATCACGCCAAAACACAAATTGTGCTTAACCACGGATATTCAGGCTTACAAAAACCACCGACTTTCGCTGAATGACTCGAATTTAAATACACCTATCGTTTTACCTATTAGAACCGACCAATTAGAACCCAATCAATTGATCCATTTTGAATATCATAAAGAGAACCAAGTCGGGTTTGTTTTTCACTTTCCAAAGCCAGAAAAGCCTCTGTGCGCCGAATCTATTGCTAACTTTGCAGAACGGAGCCCGTGTGGCCTTTATCAACTCACCCGTGCCTATCAGCGCTGCCGACTAATGCGTTTCGGACAAAAATTTGAGGTGAGTGAACTGGATAGTCAACGGGATGAACTGCTCATAAATGCGTTGAATCTTAGCTATCACCAATGGCTTGAAATTTTGTTTCGCTCAGACAGCATCAATGAAGTCGAATCACACCTGCATTTACTCACTGACACACTGAATGATCCGGACGGTGTCGCCAAACTCAATTTGGCTCTGTGTGAATTGGACAATAGGATTCAGCACTAA
- a CDS encoding energy transducer TonB: MKTSLLIAPILLTMTACNTINSKKVALDYIDLSKQEQQNQLEQYWTLKKNKPPVYPVSAAANGKSGCVDVVFGINSEGKMEGYSIRSSYPKGVFDDAAVLALNKWRWDPTQDNVAKKPVLTSVRLDFMILKDVNDAQFLANCPMAHS, translated from the coding sequence ATGAAAACATCACTTTTAATAGCGCCAATCTTATTGACAATGACGGCGTGTAACACGATAAATTCCAAAAAAGTGGCGCTTGATTACATCGATTTGTCAAAACAAGAACAGCAAAACCAACTTGAGCAGTATTGGACACTTAAGAAAAACAAACCACCCGTATATCCTGTATCGGCTGCAGCAAACGGTAAATCGGGTTGTGTCGATGTGGTATTTGGTATCAACTCAGAAGGTAAAATGGAAGGCTACTCAATTCGTTCTTCGTATCCGAAAGGCGTCTTTGATGACGCTGCGGTCCTAGCTTTGAATAAGTGGCGTTGGGATCCAACTCAAGATAACGTCGCTAAAAAGCCCGTATTAACCTCCGTTCGTTTAGACTTCATGATCTTGAAGGACGTAAACGATGCTCAGTTTTTGGCAAACTGCCCAATGGCACATTCTTAA
- a CDS encoding DUF1852 domain-containing protein, producing MSTEFNFNIKNIRLDENYHPSDNTRITTNFANLARGASRQQNLRNALKMIDNRFNALAHWDNPNGTRYSVELEIVSVDLDIVGSGTSFPSIEILKTNIVDHTTNERIEGIVGNNFSSYVRDYDFSVLLLDHNKQQPTFSVPANFGDLHGKLFKYFVNSNAYNQHFKKPPVICLSVSDNKTYDRTENQHPVLGYEYLPNESSLTEQYFKKMGLQVRYFMPPNSVAPFAFYFFGDLLNDYTNLELISTISTMETFQKIYRPEIYNANATAGKRYQPNLKNGDHSLTQIVYDREERSKLAIAQGKFAEEHFIKPYRSILENWSANYA from the coding sequence ATGAGTACTGAGTTTAACTTTAATATCAAAAATATTCGCCTCGACGAAAATTACCATCCTTCAGACAATACACGTATCACGACCAACTTCGCCAATCTAGCGAGAGGCGCTAGTCGTCAGCAGAATTTGCGCAACGCCTTAAAGATGATCGATAATCGTTTTAATGCGCTTGCCCATTGGGATAACCCCAATGGCACACGTTATTCTGTCGAATTGGAAATTGTGTCCGTGGATCTTGATATTGTGGGTAGCGGTACAAGTTTTCCCTCTATCGAAATCCTGAAGACAAACATTGTCGACCATACGACAAACGAACGAATTGAGGGAATTGTCGGTAACAATTTCTCCTCTTATGTTCGGGACTATGACTTCAGTGTCTTATTATTAGACCACAACAAGCAGCAACCAACATTTAGCGTGCCAGCAAATTTTGGTGACCTTCATGGCAAGCTATTCAAGTATTTCGTGAATTCAAATGCATACAATCAACACTTTAAAAAGCCACCCGTGATCTGTTTAAGCGTGTCCGACAACAAGACGTATGACCGCACCGAAAATCAACACCCTGTACTTGGCTATGAATATTTACCCAATGAGTCATCGTTAACTGAACAATATTTCAAAAAGATGGGCCTGCAAGTTAGGTACTTTATGCCGCCAAATAGCGTCGCTCCGTTTGCTTTCTATTTCTTTGGCGACCTGCTCAATGATTACACCAATCTTGAGCTCATCAGCACAATTAGCACGATGGAGACCTTTCAAAAAATCTATCGGCCGGAAATTTATAACGCCAACGCAACGGCGGGTAAGCGCTATCAACCCAACTTGAAAAATGGAGATCACTCATTAACACAAATTGTGTATGACAGAGAAGAGCGCAGCAAGTTAGCCATTGCACAAGGTAAGTTTGCAGAAGAACATTTCATCAAGCCGTATCGTTCGATTCTTGAAAACTGGTCTGCCAATTACGCATAA
- a CDS encoding sulfite exporter TauE/SafE family protein translates to MSELILLIFYCALLGSGVGFLAGLLGIGGGLVIVPILSSILLHFRVLPIEHIVITAIATSLASILFTSTSSALAHHKNGNVPWDIAPWIMVGVALGALLSGFMAAWLPEKAVRMVFAISVMLIALKMMFSGKSQAQKQRNLPNKGVLALLTSLTGGLSAMIGIGGGAVLVPLLTFFSLDMKKAIGCASACGIVIALFGSIGYITSGSDLLALQDGFAGFVYLPALIGIVCTSWFTAPLGAKATHVLPVSTIKKIFAALLFLVATKMLLV, encoded by the coding sequence ATGAGTGAATTAATACTATTGATTTTTTACTGTGCATTGCTTGGTAGCGGGGTGGGGTTTCTTGCGGGTTTATTGGGGATTGGTGGTGGGCTTGTGATAGTGCCAATTCTTAGTAGTATTCTTCTGCATTTCAGGGTACTGCCAATCGAACACATTGTTATTACAGCGATTGCGACGTCACTTGCGTCGATTCTTTTCACCTCAACCTCCTCCGCTCTTGCGCATCATAAAAATGGCAATGTCCCTTGGGATATTGCTCCATGGATCATGGTTGGCGTCGCACTGGGGGCGCTGTTAAGTGGTTTTATGGCCGCATGGTTGCCAGAAAAAGCCGTTCGCATGGTGTTTGCGATAAGTGTCATGCTGATAGCACTGAAAATGATGTTCAGCGGCAAAAGCCAAGCCCAGAAACAGCGTAATTTGCCAAACAAAGGCGTACTTGCATTGCTCACGTCACTTACTGGAGGATTGTCCGCAATGATAGGTATCGGTGGTGGCGCAGTACTCGTGCCGTTACTCACCTTCTTTTCACTCGATATGAAAAAAGCAATTGGTTGTGCTTCTGCCTGCGGTATCGTGATAGCCCTATTTGGTTCTATTGGTTACATTACTTCGGGTAGTGATCTCTTAGCGTTGCAAGATGGCTTTGCGGGTTTTGTTTACCTTCCCGCTCTCATTGGGATTGTGTGCACCTCTTGGTTTACGGCACCACTTGGGGCTAAAGCCACACATGTTTTGCCAGTCTCCACGATTAAGAAAATCTTCGCGGCATTGCTGTTCTTGGTGGCTACAAAAATGTTACTGGTATAA
- a CDS encoding 2OG-Fe(II) oxygenase, which yields MQAPELSLEPFEQIAEDLYTRGISISTNAIPNNVLRALEARLNELDHDSFDVAGIGRQTGHATNATIRRDKIHWLETHNELEQSYLEHMGQLQQFVNRQLFMGLFSYESHFAKYQHGDFYKKHLDAFKGKTNRVLTTVLYLNNNWQPEFGGELVVYSPDNHDEELLRVTPSYGTFVTFLSDEFPHEVLPAQHTRFSIAGWFRVNTSLNGDIDPPR from the coding sequence ATGCAAGCACCTGAGCTATCCCTTGAACCGTTTGAACAAATTGCAGAAGATTTGTATACCAGAGGTATTAGCATCTCAACCAACGCTATTCCCAACAATGTATTGCGTGCATTGGAAGCGAGATTGAATGAGCTTGACCATGACAGCTTTGATGTTGCAGGTATTGGGCGTCAAACGGGCCATGCAACCAACGCAACGATCCGCCGCGACAAAATTCATTGGCTGGAAACCCACAATGAGCTTGAGCAGAGCTACCTTGAACACATGGGCCAACTCCAGCAATTTGTTAATCGTCAACTATTTATGGGCTTATTTAGCTACGAAAGCCACTTCGCCAAGTATCAGCATGGTGACTTTTATAAGAAACACCTTGATGCGTTCAAAGGTAAAACTAATCGTGTTCTCACCACAGTTTTATATTTGAATAACAATTGGCAACCTGAATTTGGCGGTGAGCTTGTAGTCTATTCGCCAGATAACCACGATGAAGAATTATTACGTGTAACACCTTCCTACGGCACGTTTGTCACGTTTTTAAGCGATGAATTTCCACACGAGGTATTACCCGCGCAGCACACTCGATTCTCCATTGCGGGGTGGTTCAGAGTCAATACCAGTCTTAACGGTGACATTGACCCGCCTCGATAA